In a single window of the Arachis hypogaea cultivar Tifrunner chromosome 6, arahy.Tifrunner.gnm2.J5K5, whole genome shotgun sequence genome:
- the LOC140173679 gene encoding uncharacterized protein, whose amino-acid sequence MTQQGILEIELFDVWGIDFMGPFPLSYFNTYILVVVDYVSKWVEAIASPTNDTRVRYGVHHKVATPYHPQTNGQAKVSNRELKQILERTVSISRRDWARKLNDALYAYWTTFKIPIEISSYQLVYEKACHLPVELEHRAYWATRFLNFDPMAIGEKRLLQR is encoded by the exons ATGACACAACAAGGAATTCTGGAAattgagctgtttgatgtatggggaatagacttcatgggaccctttccactCTCATATTTCAACACCTATATCCTGGTGGTAGTAGACTACGTGTCTAAGTGGGTTGAGGCAATCGCTTCCCCCACTAATGACACTCGAGTG AGATATGGTGTTCATCACAAAGTGGCTACCCCTtaccatccacaaaccaatggacaagctaaAGTCTCCAACAGGGAGCTTAAACAAATTCTGGAAAGGACAGTTAGTATCTCTAGAAGAGATTGGGCAAGGAAACTTAACGATGCTCTCTACGCATACTGGACTACATTCAAAATCCCCATCGAGATATCCTCTTACCAGTTGGTCTATGAAAAGGCATGCCACTTACCCGTGGAATTGGAACACAGAGCATATTGGGCAACAAGGTTCCTTAACTTTGATCCCATGGCTATAGGAGAAAAGCGATTACTCCAACGGTAG